From one Thalassobaculum sp. OXR-137 genomic stretch:
- a CDS encoding DUF3489 domain-containing protein, with protein MPRKTKNAVTTLIDAVSDASVAIAGEMTTPSPATKTRKRRTSIPKSNKPSALEPSVSAASIRAASEKPIAGKLGAIATAVSTPRGATIGELTETTGWQPHTVRAALTRLRQRGIDAKLTTIDDRRVYRVAGGAA; from the coding sequence ATGCCCCGCAAGACGAAGAACGCTGTCACCACCCTCATCGACGCTGTTTCCGATGCCAGCGTTGCGATCGCCGGTGAAATGACGACACCGTCTCCGGCGACCAAAACGCGCAAACGTCGGACGTCGATCCCGAAGTCCAATAAGCCCTCCGCGCTCGAGCCGTCGGTGAGTGCGGCGTCCATCCGCGCGGCTTCGGAAAAGCCGATTGCCGGTAAGCTGGGGGCGATCGCGACCGCGGTCTCAACACCTCGGGGCGCCACGATCGGCGAGTTGACCGAGACAACCGGATGGCAGCCTCACACAGTCCGAGCAGCCCTGACCCGTCTCCGGCAGCGGGGGATCGACGCCAAGCTAACGACGATTGACGACCGTAGGGTTTACCGGGTCGCCGGAGGGGCGGCTTGA
- a CDS encoding DUF2924 domain-containing protein produces METPVSQPTASSADTSGGAPERRPFLIVKPGSRLVRAWGGETHDVLVVEGGYEWRGQRWTSLSKIRFLYGCSNGPVGIARCFSMANWNRSRPWLTDKGSAGHTSLLSFGLRSSRL; encoded by the coding sequence GTGGAAACGCCTGTATCGCAACCAACCGCCAGCTCGGCAGATACGTCAGGAGGTGCGCCCGAACGAAGACCCTTCCTCATCGTGAAGCCCGGCTCGCGCCTTGTTCGCGCTTGGGGTGGTGAGACCCACGATGTCCTGGTGGTCGAGGGCGGATACGAGTGGCGAGGGCAGCGGTGGACATCTCTGTCCAAGATCCGGTTCTTATACGGTTGCTCCAACGGGCCTGTCGGTATCGCGCGATGCTTCTCGATGGCGAATTGGAATCGATCCAGGCCATGGCTGACCGATAAGGGGTCAGCCGGCCATACTTCTCTGCTGTCGTTCGGTTTGCGTTCCTCGCGCCTGTGA